Proteins encoded in a region of the Triticum dicoccoides isolate Atlit2015 ecotype Zavitan chromosome 3A, WEW_v2.0, whole genome shotgun sequence genome:
- the LOC119272065 gene encoding rop guanine nucleotide exchange factor 9-like produces MAANGGSLERRGSMRRSGSKVKEEPAAADHAAEEHASGPSDIEVIKEKFGKLLLGEDMSGSGKGVPSALALSNAVTNLAAAVFGEQRKLEPMAPDRKARWKKEVGWLLSVADQIVEFVAKKQVLDNGVEMEVMGTQQRRDLQSNIPALRKIDAMLLDYLDGFKDRTDFWYVKRDSCSDAEKEESTEKWWIPIVKVPPNGLAPASRGWIQHQKELVNQVLKAAMAINANCLMEMAIPESYLESLPKNGRASLGDALYRIITDVEFDPDDFLSTVDLTSEHKILDLKDRIEASVIIWNRKVHNKDGKSSWGSAVSQEKREQFEERAQTLLLIIKHRYPGIPQSSLDIAKIQENRDVGFALLESYSRVLESLAFNVMSRIEDVIVADNVAREKAKKDAPAGSSSEPAPQKVPDGPDSMTLLDFMGWNGDSEGRPDDQSPSAVDPAQDDGRLMKLPNIMTNLFMKTTQ; encoded by the exons ATGGCGGCCAACGGCGGGTCGCTGGAGCGGCGGGGCTCCATGCGGCGGTCGGGGAGCAAGGTGAAGGAGGAGCCAGCGGCGGCCGACCATGCCGCCGAGGAGCACGCCTCGGGACCTTCCG ACATTGAAGTGATCAAGGAGAAGTTCGGCAAGCTGCTGCTCGGGGAGGACATGTCGGGGTCCGGCAAAGGCGTGCCGTCCGCGCTGGCCCTCTCCAACGCCGTCACTAATCTTGCAG CTGCTGTGTTCGGCGAGCAACGCAAGTTGGAGCCCATGGCGCCCGACAGAAAGGCGAGGTGGAAGAAAGAAGTGGGCTGGCTCCTGTCCGTGGCGGATCAGATCGTGGAGTTCGTCGCCAAGAAGCAAGTCCTGGACAACGGCGTCGAAATGGAG GTGATGGGCACGCAGCAGCGAAGGGATCTGCAGTCCAACATACCGGCGTTGCGCAAGATCGACGCCATGCTTCTC GATTACCTGGACGGCTTCAAGGACCGCACCGACTTTTGGTACGTAAAGCGCGACTCGTGCTCGGACGCCGAGAAAGAGGAGTCTACGGAGAAGTGGTGGATACCCATCGTGAAGGTCCCTCCCAACGGGCTGGCCCCGGCGTCCAGAGGCTGGATCCAGCACCAGAAGGAGCTGGTGAACCAGGTGCTCAAGGCGGCCATGGCCATCAACGCCAACTGCCTCATGGAGATGGCCATCCCAGAGTCCTACCTAGAGTCGCTGCCCAAG AACGGGCGGGCGAGCCTCGGGGACGCGCTGTACCGGATCATCACGGACGTGGAGTTCGACCCGGACGACTTCCTGTCGACGGTGGACCTGACGTCGGAGCACAAGATCCTGGACCTCAAGGACCGCATCGAGGCGTCGGTCATCATCTGGAACAGGAAGGTGCACAACAAGGACGGCAAGTCCTCGTGGGGCTCCGCCGTCAGCCAGGAGAAGCGGGAGCAGTTCGAGGAGCGGGCGCAGACGCTGCTGCTCATCATCAAGCACAGGTACCCCGGCATCCCCCAGTCCAGCCTCGACATCGCAAAGATACAAGAAAACAGG GACGTGGGATTTGCTCTCCTGGAGAGCTACTCCAGGGTCCTCGAGAGCCTGGCCTTCAACGTCATGTCCAGGATAGAGGACGTGATCGTCGCCGACAACGTGGCCAGGGAGAAGGCCAAGAAGGACGCGCCGGCCGGCTCGAGCTCGGAGCCCGCCCCCCAGAAAGTCCCCGACGGGCCGGACAGCATGACGCTGCTCGACTTCATGGGCTGGAACGGCGACTCGGAGGGGAGGCCCGACGACCAGTCCCCGTCGGCGGTGGACCCGGCGCAGGACGACGGGAGGCTCATGAAGCTGCCCAACATCATGACCAACCTTTTTATGAAAACGACACAGTGA